From the Pseudorca crassidens isolate mPseCra1 chromosome 18, mPseCra1.hap1, whole genome shotgun sequence genome, one window contains:
- the SPRY2 gene encoding protein sprouty homolog 2, with amino-acid sequence MEARAQSGSGSQPLLQAARDGGRQRGEPDPRDALAQQVHVLSLDQIRAIRNTNEYTEGPTVVPRPGLKPAPRPSAQHKHERLHGLPEHRQPPRPQHSQAHASARATLSRSVSTVSSGSRSSTRTSTSSISSEQRLLGSSFSSGPVADGIIRVQPKSELQPGELKPLSKEDLGLHAYRCEDCGKCKCKECTYPRPLPSDWICHEQCLCSAQNVIDYGTCVCCVKGLFYHCSNDDEDNCADNPCSCSQSHCCTRWSAMGIMSLFLPCLWCYLPAKGCLKLCQGCYDRVNRPGCRCKNSNTVCCKVPTVPPRNFEKPT; translated from the coding sequence ATGGAGGCCAGAGCTCAGAGTGGCAGCGGATCGCAGCCCTTGCTGCAGGCAGCCCGTGACGGTGGCAGGCAGCGTGGGGAGCCCGACCCCAGAGACGCCCTCGCCCAGCAGGTACACGTGCTGTCTCTGGATCAGATCAGAGCCATCCGAAACACCAATGAGTACACAGAGGGGCCTACTGTGGTCCCCAGACCTGGGCTCAAGCCTGCACCTCGCCCCTCCGCTCAGCACAAGCACGAGAGACTCCACGGTCTGCCTGAGCACCGCCAGCCCCCCAGGCCCCAGCACTCACAGGCCCACGCTTCTGCGAGGGCCACTCTGTCCAGGTCCGTCAGCACAGTCAGCTCGGGGTCTCGCAGCAGTACTAGGACAAGTACCAGCAGCATTTCCTCTGAACAGAGGCTCTTGGGATCATCCTTCTCCTCGGGGCCTGTTGCTGATGGGATAATCCGGGTGCAGCCCAAATCAGAGCTCCAGCCAGGTGAGCTTAAGCCGCTGAGCAAGGAGGATTTGGGGCTGCACGCCTACAGGTGTGAGGACTGCGGCAAGTGCAAATGTAAGGAGTGCACCTACCCAAGGCCTCTGCCATCGGATTGGATCTGCCACGAGCAGTGCCTTTGCTCGGCCCAGAACGTGATCGACTACGGGACCTGCGTGTGCTGTGTGAAAGGCCTCTTCTATCACTGTTCTAATGATGACGAGGACAACTGTGCTGACAACCCGTGTTCCTGCAGCCAGTCTCACTGTTGTACACGGTGGTCGGCCATGGGCATCATGTCcctctttttgccttgtttatggtgTTACCTTCCAGCCAAGGGTTGCCTTAAATTGTGCCAGGGGTGTTATGACCGGGTGAACAGGCCTGGATGCCGttgtaaaaattcaaacacagTCTGCTGCAAAGTTCCCACTGTCCCACCCAGGAACTTTGAAAAACCAACATAG